From a region of the Campylobacter sp. genome:
- a CDS encoding ATP-dependent helicase, whose protein sequence is MAPFCKGIILDALAKLNTEQYAAATAPAGHNLIIASAGTGKTSTIVARIAHLLNLGTSPRKILLLTFTNKAASEMIARLQRHFDKKITSAIVAGTFHAVSYALLRDLGKGVILKQPAELKTLLKSLVEKRKFYHVSDARPYGGAYLYDVYSLYQNKEMSADFATWFSKNYEDQAEFAEIYADILREFEEEKAKFNYADFNDVLLKMRRELQKGAPLRFDEILVDEYQDTNSLQGSLIDAFATKSLFCVGDFDQSIYAFNGANIDIIGSFGKRFADAKIYALNINYRSSSAILALANRVIANNPRLYEKKLIVGREGKFSAPKLHVYDDTAAQYAHVAAQIAQSGTPREKIAVIFRNNSSADGVEVALKELGIGAKRKGGVSFFESREIKAFTDIFAMIINPKDMMAFMSTCEYARGVGSALSKELFDALIALGHGSIHVGLLRPDESVKIFEKKRKNYQLGLFDDVDIIGSVSRFEALEFDEFFRSHPVLKHNKITEGGAVFLHEIYKIFKKSGSAVRSATLISQIKDSRLFALVADFIATKRAALKNGKIDDERKKDEISRIYNKCGILEQIAGKYADPQSFYNFITLGAKEMSEGEGVNLLSVHASKGLEFCSVYLIDLAQNRFPNLKLMAMGGSLEEERRLFYVAVTRARDELVLSYAKFDKIRKVSYEPSCFLREAGLVK, encoded by the coding sequence ATGGCGCCTTTTTGCAAAGGAATAATCTTGGACGCTCTAGCTAAGCTAAACACCGAACAATACGCCGCAGCAACCGCTCCTGCTGGGCATAATCTAATAATCGCAAGCGCAGGCACGGGCAAAACCAGCACCATCGTCGCGCGCATCGCTCATCTGCTAAATCTCGGCACGAGCCCTAGAAAAATTTTGCTTCTTACTTTTACGAATAAGGCCGCGAGCGAGATGATAGCGAGGCTGCAGCGGCATTTTGATAAAAAAATCACCTCCGCAATCGTCGCGGGCACCTTCCACGCCGTATCCTACGCCCTACTTCGTGATCTGGGCAAAGGCGTGATCCTAAAGCAGCCCGCCGAGCTAAAGACGCTGCTAAAAAGCCTCGTAGAAAAGCGCAAATTTTATCACGTAAGCGACGCACGCCCCTACGGCGGGGCATATCTTTACGACGTGTACTCACTGTATCAAAACAAGGAGATGAGCGCGGATTTTGCGACGTGGTTTAGCAAAAACTACGAGGATCAGGCGGAATTTGCCGAAATTTATGCAGATATTTTGCGCGAGTTTGAAGAGGAAAAGGCAAAATTTAACTACGCCGATTTCAACGACGTATTGCTAAAGATGCGCCGCGAGCTGCAAAAGGGCGCGCCGCTACGGTTTGATGAAATTTTAGTGGACGAGTATCAGGACACGAACTCGCTGCAAGGAAGTCTCATCGATGCCTTTGCGACGAAAAGCCTTTTTTGCGTCGGCGATTTCGATCAGAGTATCTATGCTTTCAACGGCGCAAACATCGACATCATCGGCAGCTTCGGCAAGCGCTTTGCGGACGCTAAAATTTACGCGCTGAATATCAACTACCGCTCAAGCTCGGCGATTTTGGCGCTTGCAAACCGCGTCATCGCGAACAATCCGCGCCTTTACGAAAAGAAGCTGATCGTGGGTCGCGAGGGTAAATTTAGCGCGCCTAAGCTACATGTTTACGACGATACGGCGGCACAATACGCCCACGTAGCCGCACAGATCGCGCAAAGCGGTACCCCGCGCGAAAAGATCGCCGTCATCTTTCGCAACAACTCCAGCGCCGACGGCGTCGAGGTCGCGCTTAAGGAGCTCGGTATCGGCGCGAAGCGAAAAGGCGGCGTGAGCTTTTTTGAAAGCCGCGAGATCAAGGCCTTTACGGACATCTTCGCGATGATAATAAACCCAAAAGATATGATGGCCTTTATGAGCACGTGCGAATACGCAAGAGGCGTCGGCAGTGCGCTAAGCAAGGAGCTTTTCGACGCGCTGATCGCGCTTGGGCACGGAAGCATTCACGTAGGTCTTTTGCGCCCCGACGAGAGCGTTAAAATTTTTGAAAAAAAGAGGAAAAACTATCAGCTCGGACTTTTTGACGATGTGGATATTATCGGCTCGGTATCGCGCTTTGAAGCTTTGGAATTTGACGAGTTTTTTCGCTCGCATCCGGTGCTAAAACATAATAAAATCACCGAAGGCGGCGCCGTATTTTTGCACGAAATTTATAAAATTTTTAAAAAAAGCGGCTCAGCTGTAAGGTCCGCTACGCTGATATCACAGATCAAAGACTCGCGCCTTTTCGCGCTTGTGGCGGATTTCATCGCGACAAAGCGCGCGGCGCTGAAAAACGGCAAGATAGACGATGAGCGCAAAAAGGATGAGATCTCCCGCATCTACAATAAATGCGGCATTTTAGAGCAGATCGCCGGTAAATACGCGGATCCGCAGAGCTTTTATAATTTCATAACTCTGGGCGCAAAGGAGATGAGCGAGGGCGAAGGGGTGAATCTGCTCAGCGTGCACGCAAGCAAGGGGCTCGAGTTTTGCAGCGTCTATCTCATCGATCTGGCGCAAAACCGCTTCCCGAACCTCAAGCTAATGGCGATGGGAGGCAGCCTGGAGGAAGAGCGGCGGCTCTTTTACGTAGCGGTTACTAGAGCGCGCGACGAGCTGGTGTTAAGCTACGCGAAATTTGATAAGATCAGAAAAGTTAGCTACGAGCCGAGCTGCTTTTTAAGGGAAGCGGGGCTGGTGAAGTAG
- the upp gene encoding uracil phosphoribosyltransferase, producing MSNVRLIKHPLIEHKLTILRDRETDPFQFRMLVDEISYLMMFEATRDLALREVSVHTPVAQTSAYKLATKIMICPILRAALGMLDSVFKLMPDASVGFLGFQRDEKTAQAEFFYAKLPADAVERTAIIIDPMFATGGTAIDAVKFLLKNGVKKIKFISIIAAPEGLHRFSEIYPQVEVFTAAIDERLNEQKYIVPGLGDAGDRVFNTL from the coding sequence CTGTCTAACGTGAGGCTGATCAAGCACCCGCTGATCGAGCATAAGCTCACGATCCTGCGCGATCGGGAGACCGATCCGTTTCAGTTCCGCATGCTCGTCGATGAGATCAGCTATCTGATGATGTTCGAGGCGACGCGCGATCTGGCGCTGCGGGAGGTGAGCGTGCATACGCCCGTGGCGCAAACCAGCGCGTATAAGCTCGCCACGAAGATCATGATCTGCCCGATTTTGCGCGCCGCGCTGGGTATGCTGGATAGCGTATTTAAACTCATGCCGGACGCTAGCGTGGGATTTTTAGGCTTTCAGCGCGACGAAAAGACCGCGCAGGCGGAGTTTTTTTACGCCAAGCTGCCCGCAGACGCCGTAGAGCGCACCGCAATCATCATCGATCCGATGTTTGCGACCGGCGGTACGGCGATCGATGCGGTAAAATTTCTGCTGAAAAACGGCGTTAAAAAGATCAAATTTATCTCCATCATCGCAGCGCCCGAGGGGCTTCATAGATTTAGCGAGATCTACCCGCAGGTCGAGGTTTTCACCGCGGCGATCGACGAGAGACTAAACGAGCAAAAATATATCGTGCCGGGCCTCGGAGACGCGGGAGATAGGGTGTTTAATACGCTGTGA